A genome region from Fibrobacter sp. includes the following:
- a CDS encoding DUF1848 domain-containing protein, producing MAPLIISASRSTDIPAFYAQWFMDRLKRGYVRWINPFNGKSTFVSFEKVRLIVFWSKDPSPIIPLLDELDRRGICYLFQVTLNDYEKESLEKRVPPLENRIKTFRKLSERAGKRKVMWRFDPLILSDRISPEILCERIGKIGDEICAYTERLTLSFLSLYASVDRNFRIAGIKVRQFSPEDINYMGGYLLKKNAEWGLNMLSCAEKTDLSRFGIGHGSCIDPILIGDLFGDDPILGDFLGLEKSTNLFGKETVIRKKFKDPGQRDLCGCIVSKDIGRYNTCPHLCTYCYANSYPGKVLEQYKSRQEFGDSL from the coding sequence CTGGCCCCTCTTATCATCTCAGCAAGCCGTTCTACAGATATTCCGGCGTTTTATGCTCAATGGTTCATGGATCGGCTGAAAAGAGGTTATGTGCGATGGATCAATCCGTTTAACGGAAAATCGACTTTCGTATCATTTGAAAAGGTACGCCTTATTGTTTTCTGGTCAAAGGATCCATCACCGATAATCCCATTACTCGATGAACTTGACCGCAGGGGAATTTGTTACCTCTTTCAGGTCACACTGAACGATTATGAAAAGGAATCCCTTGAAAAAAGGGTCCCTCCTCTGGAAAACCGGATAAAAACTTTCAGGAAGCTCTCGGAGAGGGCAGGGAAGAGAAAGGTTATGTGGCGCTTTGATCCCCTGATTTTATCCGATAGAATCTCCCCGGAGATCTTGTGTGAAAGAATCGGGAAAATCGGAGATGAGATTTGTGCTTACACGGAGCGGCTGACTCTTAGTTTTCTGTCCCTTTACGCAAGTGTAGACAGAAACTTTCGTATTGCCGGTATAAAAGTGCGTCAATTCAGCCCCGAAGATATCAATTACATGGGGGGCTATCTGTTAAAGAAAAATGCAGAATGGGGTCTGAATATGCTCTCTTGTGCTGAAAAAACAGACCTGAGCAGGTTCGGGATCGGGCATGGAAGTTGTATCGATCCGATACTGATAGGAGATCTTTTCGGTGATGACCCGATACTTGGAGATTTCCTGGGGCTGGAAAAAAGCACCAATCTTTTTGGTAAAGAGACTGTCATCAGGAAAAAATTTAAAGATCCCGGGCAGAGAGACCTCTGTGGTTGTATCGTGAGCAAAGATATCGGACGTTACAACACATGCCCTCATCTCTGTACCTATTGCTACGCAAACAGTTATCCAGGAAAAGTGCTTGAGCAGTACAAATCACGGCAGGAATTCGGGGATTCTTTATAA